The Fimbriimonadaceae bacterium genome has a segment encoding these proteins:
- a CDS encoding 6-carboxytetrahydropterin synthase, translating into MPRFLVCKSFTVESGHMLSKHPERCRFPHGHTRRIEVVVSADSLDDHDMVVDFKALSLACGAHIDRLDHAMAVNAADPLREEIERVYPGSTVVFDDSDPTTEVLARDIFDFLDRVLADGFKGLSDSGVPYTIPAGKVSLERVRVWETPTSWAEYRR; encoded by the coding sequence GTGCCACGGTTCCTCGTCTGCAAGTCGTTCACGGTTGAAAGCGGCCACATGCTGAGCAAGCATCCGGAAAGGTGCCGCTTTCCTCACGGGCACACCCGGCGCATTGAGGTCGTCGTCTCCGCCGACTCCCTCGACGACCACGACATGGTCGTCGACTTCAAGGCGTTGTCTCTGGCTTGCGGCGCGCACATCGACCGTTTGGACCATGCCATGGCCGTCAACGCGGCCGATCCCTTACGCGAGGAGATTGAACGGGTCTATCCCGGAAGCACCGTCGTCTTTGACGACTCCGACCCGACGACCGAGGTCTTGGCAAGAGACATCTTCGACTTCCTCGACCGGGTCTTGGCCGACGGGTTCAAGGGGCTGAGTGATTCCGGTGTTCCCTACACGATTCCGGCCGGTAAGGTCTCCCTTGAACGAGTCCGAGTCTGGGAGACTCCGACCAGTTGGGCCGAGTACCGCCGATAG
- a CDS encoding zinc metalloprotease — protein sequence MKRLPKLLGLSAATVVGSLALQSCGGSGSSMQSDSLQSRVSTAVGPGPVPTRCSTKDLSEAEMEAVEASLVQVGPRTETTTVNVYVHVITNSAGAGAPTTTQITNQISVLNAAYAARGFQFNLVSTDVTANNSWYTAGPDTSAETQMKNALHKGGKSDLNLYTNNMGGGLLGWATFPSSYAGAPKKDGVVVLAASLPGGTAQPYNLGDTATHEVGHWMGLYHTFQGGCNGQGDRVSDTPAEKSPAYGCPVGRNSCKNKAGNDPITNFMDYTDDSCMNNFTAGQGTRMASMWATYRS from the coding sequence ATGAAACGTTTGCCTAAGCTTCTTGGCCTCAGCGCCGCCACTGTCGTCGGCAGCCTTGCTCTGCAGAGTTGCGGAGGAAGCGGGTCGTCCATGCAATCTGACAGCCTGCAGTCCCGTGTCAGCACCGCCGTCGGCCCCGGGCCGGTTCCAACCCGGTGCTCGACCAAAGATCTCAGCGAAGCCGAAATGGAGGCCGTCGAAGCCTCACTGGTGCAGGTCGGCCCACGCACCGAGACGACGACCGTCAACGTCTACGTCCATGTCATCACGAACAGCGCCGGCGCCGGGGCGCCGACGACAACCCAAATCACCAACCAGATCTCGGTGCTGAACGCGGCGTACGCGGCGCGCGGATTCCAGTTCAACCTGGTCAGCACCGACGTGACGGCAAACAACTCGTGGTACACGGCCGGCCCTGACACCTCTGCCGAGACCCAGATGAAGAACGCCCTGCACAAGGGTGGCAAGTCTGATTTGAACCTCTACACGAACAACATGGGTGGGGGCTTGCTGGGCTGGGCGACGTTCCCGTCCAGCTACGCCGGCGCACCGAAGAAGGACGGCGTCGTCGTCTTGGCGGCCAGTCTTCCCGGCGGCACGGCCCAACCCTACAACTTGGGCGACACCGCCACCCACGAGGTCGGGCACTGGATGGGGCTCTATCACACGTTCCAGGGTGGATGTAATGGCCAAGGCGACCGAGTCAGCGACACTCCCGCGGAGAAGTCCCCTGCTTACGGTTGTCCGGTCGGGCGGAACAGTTGCAAGAACAAGGCGGGCAACGACCCGATCACGAACTTCATGGACTACACCGACGACTCGTGCATGAACAACTTCACGGCGGGTCAGGGCACTCGGATGGCCTCGATGTGGGCCACGTACCGCTCATAA
- the queC gene encoding 7-cyano-7-deazaguanine synthase QueC has translation MKKAVVLFSGGLDSTTVLAMASRDGFDPFPLTVAYGQRHQVEVEAARRAAAAMGFRAPKVVNIDLTALGGSALTADIPVPKDRDEGSMTDIPVTYVPARNTVLLSLALAYAEVLGADDIFCGVNAVDYSGYPDCRPAFVEAFGQLANVATKRAVEGNRLTMHAPLLHLTKRQVIEEGLRLDVDYGLTHSCYDPDPTGAACGHCDSCLIRKRAFGELGLEDPVLVRS, from the coding sequence ATGAAGAAAGCCGTCGTGCTGTTCTCGGGTGGACTGGACTCGACGACTGTCCTCGCCATGGCGAGCCGGGACGGGTTCGACCCGTTTCCCCTCACCGTCGCCTATGGCCAGCGCCACCAGGTCGAGGTCGAAGCGGCCCGACGCGCCGCGGCGGCGATGGGATTTCGCGCCCCCAAAGTCGTCAACATCGACCTTACCGCTCTGGGTGGCTCGGCACTCACTGCCGACATTCCCGTCCCAAAGGACCGGGACGAAGGGTCGATGACCGACATACCGGTCACCTACGTTCCGGCCCGGAACACGGTCCTGCTCAGCCTGGCCTTGGCTTATGCCGAGGTCTTGGGGGCTGACGACATTTTTTGCGGGGTAAACGCGGTCGATTACAGTGGCTATCCCGACTGTCGGCCCGCCTTCGTCGAGGCCTTTGGGCAACTGGCCAATGTAGCGACAAAGCGGGCGGTCGAAGGTAACCGGCTGACAATGCACGCTCCCCTTCTCCACCTCACCAAGCGGCAAGTGATTGAAGAAGGCTTGCGACTGGACGTGGACTACGGCCTGACCCATTCATGCTACGACCCCGACCCGACCGGTGCGGCATGCGGGCATTGCGACTCGTGCCTCATCCGCAAGCGCGCCTTCGGAGAGCTGGGTCTGGAGGACCCTGTCCTTGTCCGGAGCTAA
- a CDS encoding N-acetylmuramoyl-L-alanine amidase: protein MLRTWLSGLLLCGTVATAWSQAPQPVKVDFGARGADASRAYRVGDQCLVTFDQIKSWGWNAVSHGRDTDVSAEGRILRLSTQFVAGQPAIDLAESAAQLGAIAYWNKTRDTYNFKASVRNLDLTNEGFQIDSTIKVRPTFKLETDPVRLVVDLKGGEMSSRLTENLPDGWRIGQVNEDTVRVVVTSPYLAGFVPPKSLETRNVRVKLPAKLMANTSLPNGEPLTILERVAPPGSTGMPVVLGTPKVSDGDEGGVVVEVPTSRRVDNTPVVRYVTPTQIALTIGGATFDRPGEVTQDSRLLKSVGTANSEPNSTLVLSMNSASAFMLTTKNDALVIRLFRPKKGKLSGKIIVVDPGHGGKDPGCDWGNSLFEKDLTLKIGLATARALQAAGASVIMTRDADTYPTLGQRSLLANQSEAAAFVSIHINSNTVAETRSGGMTFYHAQNPVGRLLAECIQTQIARIGVIPNMGTWSDTRIYRGGFSVLRETNVPAVLLELGFITHSHDRRAIQEDGYAEQVGAAVVRGLKTYFGEE from the coding sequence ATGCTCCGGACGTGGCTCTCAGGCCTCCTGCTTTGCGGGACGGTGGCAACGGCTTGGAGCCAGGCTCCCCAGCCAGTCAAAGTGGATTTTGGTGCCCGAGGCGCTGACGCGTCGCGGGCTTATCGTGTGGGCGACCAGTGCCTCGTCACCTTTGACCAGATCAAGTCGTGGGGTTGGAACGCCGTGTCCCACGGGCGCGACACCGATGTCAGTGCCGAGGGACGCATCTTGCGCCTGTCGACCCAGTTCGTCGCCGGCCAACCCGCGATCGACTTGGCTGAGTCGGCCGCGCAACTCGGCGCGATCGCCTACTGGAACAAGACGAGGGACACCTACAACTTCAAGGCCAGCGTCCGCAACCTAGACCTCACCAACGAAGGCTTCCAGATCGACTCCACGATCAAGGTGAGGCCCACGTTCAAGTTGGAGACCGACCCCGTCCGCCTTGTCGTCGACCTCAAGGGCGGCGAAATGTCCAGCCGGCTGACGGAAAACCTGCCGGACGGCTGGCGGATCGGCCAAGTCAACGAAGACACCGTCAGGGTCGTCGTGACGAGCCCCTACCTGGCTGGGTTTGTCCCGCCCAAGTCGCTGGAAACGCGCAATGTCCGGGTGAAGTTACCGGCCAAACTGATGGCCAACACGTCCTTGCCGAATGGTGAGCCGTTGACGATCTTGGAGCGTGTCGCGCCTCCCGGCTCCACCGGCATGCCCGTCGTCCTCGGCACCCCCAAGGTCAGCGACGGGGACGAAGGCGGCGTGGTGGTCGAAGTCCCGACCTCGCGCCGGGTGGACAACACCCCCGTCGTCCGTTATGTCACCCCCACCCAGATCGCTCTCACGATCGGGGGCGCGACCTTCGACCGTCCTGGCGAGGTCACTCAGGACAGTCGTCTGCTCAAGAGCGTCGGAACGGCGAACAGCGAGCCCAACTCCACATTGGTCTTGAGCATGAACTCAGCCAGCGCCTTCATGCTGACGACCAAGAACGACGCCCTCGTCATCCGGTTGTTCCGCCCCAAGAAGGGCAAGCTCAGCGGCAAAATCATCGTCGTGGACCCGGGCCACGGAGGAAAGGACCCCGGTTGCGACTGGGGCAACAGCCTCTTTGAGAAGGATCTCACCCTAAAAATCGGCCTTGCCACGGCCCGAGCGCTGCAGGCAGCCGGTGCGAGCGTCATCATGACCCGCGACGCGGACACGTATCCGACCCTGGGCCAACGTTCCTTGCTCGCCAACCAGAGTGAAGCAGCCGCTTTCGTCAGCATCCACATCAACTCAAACACGGTGGCGGAGACCCGGAGCGGAGGGATGACCTTTTATCACGCCCAAAACCCGGTCGGAAGGCTCCTTGCCGAGTGCATCCAAACCCAAATCGCCCGCATCGGCGTCATACCGAATATGGGGACATGGAGCGACACGCGTATTTACCGCGGCGGGTTCTCGGTCCTCCGGGAGACGAACGTGCCGGCTGTCCTCCTCGAACTCGGGTTCATCACCCACTCCCACGACCGTAGGGCCATCCAAGAGGACGGTTACGCCGAGCAAGTCGGGGCTGCTGTCGTCCGAGGATTGAAAACATACTTCGGAGAAGAGTGA
- the pyrF gene encoding orotidine-5'-phosphate decarboxylase has protein sequence MRHKIICALDTGDLDEALSTVKRLKQFCGAFKIGHGLTLPHGLDVIDRLRDAGAERVFLDLKFHDIPNSVAIGVREAAKRGVWMLTIHLSGGPAMVTAAVEEARAHAIDEAPILVGVSVLTSLNEHDLHDYLGTPRSVIEHMSVLSGMGVNCGLDGVVCSVHEAREIRAHIGHGVIVTPGIRPAHGETNDQRRVGDGRAAIEAGADYMVIGRALTSHSDPVRALAELGLDVAPV, from the coding sequence ATGAGGCATAAGATCATTTGCGCGCTTGACACGGGGGACCTGGATGAAGCTCTCTCCACGGTCAAGCGGTTGAAACAATTCTGTGGGGCGTTCAAGATCGGTCACGGGCTGACATTGCCCCACGGGCTCGACGTCATCGACCGCCTCCGCGACGCGGGGGCCGAGCGCGTGTTCCTCGACCTCAAGTTCCATGACATCCCGAACTCGGTCGCGATCGGAGTACGGGAAGCCGCCAAGCGCGGGGTTTGGATGCTGACCATCCACTTGAGCGGCGGGCCGGCGATGGTGACCGCCGCGGTCGAGGAGGCGCGCGCCCATGCGATCGACGAGGCTCCGATCTTGGTCGGCGTCTCGGTGCTGACCTCGCTGAACGAGCACGACCTTCACGATTATTTAGGCACGCCCCGGTCGGTCATCGAGCACATGTCGGTCTTGAGCGGGATGGGGGTCAATTGTGGCCTGGACGGGGTCGTCTGTTCCGTCCACGAGGCCAGGGAGATCCGAGCCCACATCGGCCATGGCGTGATCGTCACTCCGGGCATCCGCCCGGCCCACGGCGAGACCAACGACCAGCGCCGGGTGGGAGACGGCCGGGCGGCCATCGAGGCCGGGGCCGACTACATGGTCATCGGTCGTGCCCTGACCTCGCACTCCGACCCCGTGCGGGCGTTGGCCGAACTCGGGTTGGATGTCGCCCCGGTCTGA
- a CDS encoding 7-carboxy-7-deazaguanine synthase QueE, whose translation MSGAKLRIAEIFTSIQGEGIWAGVPSTFVRVSGCNLRCVWCDTPYASWAPEGPTLTVAEIIDTVEELGVRHVVLTGGEPMLFEPIVSLAQGLKDLDHVITVETAGTVFRRLPCDLMSISPKLSNSTPPSSSGWAERHDQTRSDLTPTRTLIETYDTQLKFVLTEADGAAEVREILGQLPHVPPDRVLVMAEGVNADIQHIRMRELAPVCLKHGWRLSPRLHIDLYGDTRGT comes from the coding sequence TTGTCCGGAGCTAAGCTCCGGATCGCCGAGATCTTCACCAGCATCCAGGGCGAAGGGATCTGGGCCGGCGTGCCTTCGACGTTTGTCCGCGTCTCTGGCTGCAACCTCCGGTGTGTCTGGTGTGACACGCCGTACGCCAGTTGGGCCCCCGAAGGCCCGACCCTCACCGTCGCCGAGATCATCGACACCGTCGAGGAGTTGGGCGTCCGGCATGTCGTCCTGACCGGAGGCGAACCAATGCTCTTCGAACCGATCGTCTCATTGGCCCAAGGTCTCAAGGATTTAGATCACGTCATCACCGTCGAGACGGCCGGGACGGTGTTCCGACGGCTCCCTTGCGACCTCATGTCCATCAGCCCGAAGTTGTCCAACTCCACGCCACCGAGCTCAAGCGGTTGGGCCGAGCGTCATGACCAGACCCGGTCCGACCTCACCCCCACGAGGACGCTGATCGAAACCTACGACACCCAACTCAAGTTTGTCTTGACCGAAGCCGACGGCGCCGCGGAAGTCCGGGAAATCCTTGGCCAACTGCCCCATGTCCCCCCTGACCGGGTCCTCGTGATGGCCGAAGGCGTCAATGCCGACATCCAGCACATCAGGATGCGTGAACTTGCTCCTGTCTGCCTCAAGCACGGTTGGCGCCTGTCGCCAAGGCTCCACATCGACCTCTACGGTGACACCCGGGGCACATAA
- a CDS encoding ADP-ribosylglycohydrolase family protein, giving the protein MSELVRQAVKGAVVGWTLGAAQRGKKAYTRLTFYDPVPLRMAQSDALDAWHLWAAHLRGGKSPETLADTWSACWRGRSEEGGFGLMNLRRGLRPGLSGAFANPLGEGSEAMGRAVFWGLAFHGDPATAARWAVADASIDHFGDGVSVPAVVAWWVAAARPGTSVTELVAAANAILPVESLATRSVQAALAKSGDPDAAKNLLLTLPVQLGLVDPSHAALTLCWVLCGLSAGSGTWGTAPLVAAGCGAASDHGGLVAGTLATLLSGTVPDEWTGVLGDDYVSGHALSGIDASRTLTALADLVPETAVPTQAEVVTDSVVPVDQGGAPQTPLPPTPGPEIAALVAATAKTLTARVGDAQVDVIYHSPPAVKAGGSLQLQVVVTNKSEADLAIEPRLSVPDGWQVAHRLAPFRAQPGKSTSFVLVAQAPADWSPRPEQITLHLGEADFPMPVLAAEQWYVIGPFANTEDLGYEKVYAPETEQRADQALSSRSGLPLRWRAEHLPGTAFEVEPYFEGGPGVVYLFATAHLPRPGHHRVFAACDAGVMVWVDGKKCVGYFDRTKPVPRFGPPYIGECQVSDATTVLVKVVRGREPVGTLYLSFYNEDGEVVSLSGFGVLT; this is encoded by the coding sequence ATGTCGGAACTGGTACGCCAAGCGGTGAAGGGCGCCGTCGTCGGCTGGACCCTGGGGGCCGCGCAACGAGGCAAGAAGGCGTACACCCGCCTGACGTTCTACGACCCCGTCCCCCTTCGGATGGCCCAGTCCGACGCTTTGGACGCCTGGCACCTCTGGGCGGCGCACCTGCGCGGCGGCAAGTCGCCGGAGACCCTGGCCGACACCTGGTCGGCGTGTTGGCGCGGGAGGTCCGAGGAAGGCGGTTTTGGGCTGATGAACCTGCGCCGCGGCTTGCGGCCCGGCCTGTCAGGGGCGTTTGCAAACCCTTTGGGCGAAGGAAGCGAAGCCATGGGTCGAGCCGTGTTCTGGGGCTTGGCGTTCCATGGCGACCCGGCCACCGCGGCCCGGTGGGCAGTGGCTGACGCGAGCATCGACCACTTTGGCGACGGTGTGTCCGTGCCCGCGGTCGTGGCCTGGTGGGTCGCGGCGGCCCGGCCGGGGACGTCAGTGACCGAACTGGTCGCGGCGGCCAACGCGATCTTGCCGGTCGAGAGCTTGGCGACACGTTCCGTCCAGGCGGCCCTTGCCAAGTCAGGTGACCCCGACGCGGCCAAGAACCTCCTGCTGACTCTTCCCGTCCAGCTGGGCTTGGTCGACCCCTCCCACGCAGCCCTGACCCTCTGCTGGGTCCTGTGCGGCCTGTCGGCGGGTTCCGGGACGTGGGGCACCGCGCCGTTGGTCGCCGCCGGTTGTGGCGCCGCGTCCGACCATGGCGGACTTGTCGCCGGTACATTGGCCACCCTCCTTTCCGGAACCGTGCCCGACGAATGGACGGGGGTCTTGGGCGACGACTATGTCTCCGGCCACGCTCTTTCCGGGATAGACGCCAGCCGCACCCTGACCGCCTTGGCTGACTTGGTCCCGGAAACGGCGGTGCCGACCCAAGCCGAGGTTGTCACGGACTCCGTCGTCCCTGTCGATCAAGGCGGAGCCCCGCAGACCCCGCTGCCGCCCACCCCAGGGCCAGAGATTGCGGCCCTCGTCGCCGCGACGGCCAAGACCTTGACGGCCCGGGTCGGGGACGCCCAAGTCGACGTCATCTACCACTCGCCTCCTGCGGTGAAGGCGGGTGGGTCGCTCCAGCTCCAGGTCGTTGTCACCAACAAGAGCGAGGCGGACTTGGCCATTGAGCCTCGCCTGTCCGTTCCGGACGGGTGGCAAGTGGCCCACCGGTTGGCGCCGTTCCGGGCGCAGCCGGGCAAATCGACCTCGTTCGTCCTTGTCGCCCAGGCCCCCGCGGACTGGTCGCCCCGGCCAGAACAGATCACCCTGCACCTCGGCGAAGCTGATTTCCCCATGCCTGTCCTTGCCGCCGAGCAGTGGTACGTCATCGGTCCCTTCGCCAACACCGAAGACTTGGGCTATGAGAAGGTCTATGCCCCCGAGACGGAGCAGCGGGCCGACCAGGCCCTGAGTTCGCGGAGCGGACTTCCCCTCCGGTGGCGGGCCGAACACCTGCCCGGCACCGCCTTCGAGGTGGAGCCCTATTTCGAAGGCGGGCCAGGAGTCGTCTACCTCTTTGCCACCGCCCACCTGCCCCGCCCGGGTCACCACCGTGTCTTCGCCGCATGCGACGCGGGGGTGATGGTCTGGGTCGACGGCAAGAAATGTGTGGGCTATTTCGATAGGACCAAACCCGTCCCGCGCTTTGGTCCGCCTTATATTGGAGAGTGTCAGGTTTCCGACGCGACGACCGTGCTCGTCAAAGTCGTCCGCGGCCGAGAACCGGTCGGCACTTTGTATCTGTCCTTCTATAACGAGGACGGCGAAGTGGTCAGTCTGTCTGGTTTTGGCGTGTTGACATGA
- a CDS encoding GerMN domain-containing protein, whose translation MSSRTTTKAANRAAWVFVILGAVTLGAVATVAQMGRVVPAALHKKPPVEATAQPQQADKAEAPKTEKVKTFRVGFTPDFTTESHVSDVPPGVDPKLFTLNDYLSQIKAVPQEARVQSVTVSDGVATIDFPPALRHGYGTEDEQMVVEGICRVMGQFPEVKWVKFTIDGQSVDTLGNIDLSRPLAVTR comes from the coding sequence ATGTCGAGCCGCACCACCACCAAAGCCGCCAACCGGGCCGCCTGGGTTTTTGTCATCCTTGGCGCGGTGACCTTGGGCGCGGTCGCGACCGTCGCCCAAATGGGCCGCGTCGTCCCTGCCGCCCTGCACAAGAAACCGCCCGTCGAAGCGACCGCGCAACCGCAACAGGCAGACAAGGCCGAAGCACCCAAGACGGAGAAGGTCAAGACCTTTAGGGTCGGGTTCACCCCGGACTTCACGACAGAGTCCCATGTTTCGGACGTGCCCCCGGGGGTCGACCCCAAGCTGTTCACCCTGAACGATTACCTGTCCCAAATCAAGGCGGTCCCCCAAGAGGCTCGTGTCCAATCGGTGACTGTCTCCGACGGAGTGGCGACCATTGACTTTCCTCCCGCCCTACGCCATGGCTACGGCACGGAGGACGAGCAGATGGTCGTCGAAGGTATCTGCCGGGTCATGGGCCAGTTCCCCGAAGTCAAGTGGGTGAAGTTCACGATTGACGGGCAGTCCGTGGACACGTTGGGCAACATCGACCTCAGTCGGCCCCTTGCGGTGACTCGCTGA
- a CDS encoding DUF1559 domain-containing protein: protein MIELLVVIAIIAILAAILFPVFAQAKPAAKTSSTISNVKQLGTAVHIYANDYDDMTPGAFMCANGEPHENYCGADWWSDDSSLFITWTTELWPYMKNGEITMDSAQRAPVATLAPSPGSFNWGRYTTIGINRIGAAGVESYTDTYHFTPGRNLSTQENISTRALFTATRDDRGGGWGVFYFDSWQACDPNYTGESFWNNIVYEATKSHRKMIPTVRLDSSAKTIPWDKVKKRPGAEWWDFDYTYWGEPYSATN from the coding sequence TTGATCGAGCTTCTCGTCGTGATCGCGATCATCGCCATCTTGGCGGCGATCCTCTTTCCTGTGTTTGCCCAGGCCAAGCCTGCCGCCAAGACTTCGAGCACCATCTCGAATGTGAAGCAGTTGGGCACCGCGGTCCACATCTATGCCAACGACTACGACGACATGACGCCCGGGGCGTTCATGTGCGCGAACGGGGAGCCGCACGAGAACTACTGCGGGGCGGACTGGTGGAGCGACGACTCGAGCCTGTTCATCACGTGGACGACTGAGCTTTGGCCCTACATGAAGAACGGTGAGATCACGATGGACTCGGCTCAACGCGCCCCCGTCGCCACACTCGCCCCGTCGCCGGGCTCATTCAACTGGGGCCGCTACACGACCATCGGTATCAACCGGATCGGGGCGGCGGGAGTCGAGTCGTACACGGACACCTATCACTTCACCCCTGGCCGCAATTTGTCGACCCAGGAAAACATCTCGACCCGCGCTCTCTTCACCGCGACCCGAGACGACCGTGGCGGTGGATGGGGGGTCTTCTACTTTGACAGTTGGCAGGCCTGCGACCCGAACTACACCGGCGAATCGTTCTGGAACAACATCGTCTACGAAGCGACGAAGTCGCATCGCAAGATGATCCCGACCGTCCGCCTGGATTCCAGCGCCAAGACCATCCCGTGGGACAAGGTCAAGAAGCGGCCAGGCGCGGAATGGTGGGATTTCGACTACACCTATTGGGGCGAGCCATACAGCGCGACAAACTGA
- a CDS encoding A/G-specific adenine glycosylase, with protein MSPRSEFQAALSAWYDAERRDLPWRQTRDPYSVWVSEAMAQQTTVGVVVPYWRRWLERFPDIQSLAEADEDEVLALWQGLGYYRRARSLLAGARKMVADGVPTDASGWRQVPGVGGYTAAAVASIAFGEPVPVVDGNVERVYARLNNDPASGPKLKQAAMTWAGDQLLAERPGDWNQAVMELGALVCTPRNPDCGRCPVRRWCGAANAGDPSSLPTKPPKAPVVQLAWTCRMTTHDGHWAVERVAPGGWWEGMWRFPTDETPPSPDDQVLGTVRHTVTRHRLTMAVTLTKVSGRTAGYRWCDTAEVRSLALPALYARAWELAQNAPALPGLREV; from the coding sequence ATGTCGCCCCGGTCTGAGTTTCAGGCCGCCCTCTCGGCCTGGTACGACGCCGAACGCCGCGACCTGCCGTGGCGACAGACCCGCGACCCGTATTCGGTCTGGGTCAGTGAGGCGATGGCCCAGCAGACCACCGTCGGCGTCGTCGTCCCGTACTGGCGCCGATGGTTGGAACGGTTTCCCGACATCCAGTCGCTCGCCGAAGCAGACGAAGACGAGGTGCTGGCCCTCTGGCAAGGGCTCGGCTACTACCGGAGGGCCAGGTCGTTGCTGGCCGGAGCCCGAAAGATGGTCGCCGACGGTGTCCCGACCGACGCGTCGGGCTGGAGGCAGGTGCCGGGAGTCGGGGGGTACACCGCCGCCGCTGTGGCGAGCATCGCCTTTGGTGAGCCAGTGCCGGTCGTGGACGGCAACGTCGAACGGGTCTATGCCCGCTTGAACAATGACCCGGCGTCGGGGCCCAAGCTGAAGCAGGCCGCCATGACTTGGGCGGGAGACCAACTTCTGGCCGAACGCCCGGGTGACTGGAACCAGGCGGTCATGGAACTGGGTGCCTTGGTTTGCACCCCTCGCAACCCTGACTGTGGCAGGTGCCCGGTGCGCCGGTGGTGCGGGGCCGCCAACGCCGGTGACCCCTCGAGCCTCCCGACCAAGCCCCCCAAGGCTCCAGTCGTCCAACTTGCTTGGACGTGCCGGATGACCACCCATGACGGTCATTGGGCGGTCGAGCGGGTCGCCCCTGGGGGGTGGTGGGAAGGCATGTGGCGGTTTCCGACGGACGAAACCCCGCCGTCACCGGACGACCAAGTCCTTGGCACTGTCCGGCACACCGTGACCCGCCACCGACTCACCATGGCGGTGACCTTGACCAAGGTCAGCGGTCGGACAGCAGGCTACCGTTGGTGCGATACGGCTGAGGTTCGCTCGCTGGCGTTGCCGGCTCTGTATGCAAGGGCTTGGGAATTGGCGCAGAACGCACCGGCTCTTCCTGGGCTTCGGGAAGTCTGA
- a CDS encoding phosphatase PAP2 family protein: protein MDVWLFRQIYGWPQSWAPLFVGLSEGNKNWAVRLLFLALFVTCLVQAKLRRAALVGVSAWLLSDALCNLLKSGLKGLRPTVELATEVVARVEGGHGYGTASAHAASTMAVAVAFMMVDRRWGTAWLVVSLMTGLARIYVGVHFPSQVLLGWAVGALVAWSLTKLSLRIWPGKRPAVEPDVSESPQGAD, encoded by the coding sequence TTGGACGTCTGGCTGTTCCGGCAGATATACGGCTGGCCGCAGTCGTGGGCCCCGCTCTTCGTCGGGTTGAGCGAAGGGAACAAAAACTGGGCTGTGCGCCTGCTTTTCCTGGCACTGTTCGTGACGTGCCTGGTTCAAGCAAAGTTGCGCCGGGCCGCGTTGGTGGGCGTGTCGGCCTGGCTTCTGTCCGACGCCTTGTGCAACTTGCTGAAGTCGGGGCTCAAGGGTCTGCGTCCGACGGTGGAGCTCGCGACGGAGGTTGTCGCGAGGGTCGAGGGGGGCCACGGGTACGGCACGGCTTCGGCCCATGCGGCAAGCACCATGGCGGTGGCCGTGGCCTTCATGATGGTCGACCGCCGGTGGGGCACGGCGTGGCTCGTCGTCTCACTGATGACCGGGCTGGCCCGGATCTATGTGGGCGTCCACTTTCCGTCGCAGGTCTTGTTGGGCTGGGCCGTCGGTGCCTTGGTGGCATGGTCCCTCACCAAGCTGAGCCTAAGGATCTGGCCGGGCAAGCGACCGGCCGTCGAACCGGACGTCAGCGAGTCACCGCAAGGGGCCGACTGA